The following nucleotide sequence is from Coffea eugenioides isolate CCC68of chromosome 10, Ceug_1.0, whole genome shotgun sequence.
GAAGCACCATCCAAGCCTAGACGCCTTATTGAGAGATATATGCATAGGAACTTCAGCTGCTCCCACTTATCTTCCTGCCCATAAATTCCAAACTGAAGATTCTGATGGTAGCGTCAAAGAATTTAACCTTATCGATGGTGGCGTGGCTGCTAACAATCCGGTATAATTTATCATCTTTATCGTGTTACTTTGAGAAACTTGGATTGTGTAtattttagccaaaaaaaaaaaaatcattttttctcACGATTAAGGTaaatatgaaataaaatttCAGGCTTTAGTTGCAATGAACCATGTGACTAAGGAGGTTAGCCAAGGAAATTCCGACTTCTTCTCGATTAGATCACAGGAATATACTCGCTTCATTGTTCTATCCTTGGGAACTGGTACAGCGAAAGAGGAAGGAAAGTATGATGCAGAGCAAGCAGCGAAATGGGGAATTCTGGGTTGGCTCACAAGTGGTGGTTCAACTCCGCTAGTGGATGTATTCTCTCAAGCAAGTAGCGATATGGTTGACTTTCACCTTTCTACTATTTTCCAAACACTGCAGTCTGAAGAAAATTATTTACGAATTCAGGTACCTAcattcctctctctcttttggttttctttttctgctAACGTATATTAAAATTAGAAAACCTTTTGCTGCTAGTTTTCAGTCTTCTTCCATTGGTTAATGACTTTTCTTGTCCATCACGGATGCAGGATGACACATTAACAGGAGACTTGGCTTCCGTGGATGTTGCAACGGAGGAAAATCTACAGAATCTTGTCAAAGTTGGGGAGAATTTGTTGAAGAAGCCAGTTTCGAGGATTAATTTGCAGACTGGTGTTTTTCAGCCTCTGAATAAAGGCACAAATGAGGAGGCTCTCAAAAGGTAGAAACCGACTGAAGCccattttcttttacttaaaAGTATATATTTTTTCGAAGTTAATGCTCTTACCATTCCATTTAGTCAGTTGAAATATTTAAGAATGAACTGATCAAAGAAGAGCGGCACTAAGAAATTTTCGgtcataaaaattgaaaatacttCATTGTTGAAAttacatttttcttatttaaattgGAATAGACGAGAAAATCCCACTTGTTCTTAACATCACCTATCTTAATTACCAGCTCTTAGTCGCTAGATTTCTTGAGTTTTACCTAAACATGCTTACAAGTTTAATCTTTGCACAGGCTGGCCGAGACGCTCTCCAAGGAGAAGGGGCTCCGCGATCTGAGATCACCGACTTCGCATGTGCCAAAGCGCCAGAAATGATCCTAATCAGTCCTCAACAAGCTATTTAGGGCTCAACAATTCAACTGAAGTTTTTGTTGTTTGAAGATTTTAATTATTTGTATGAATACAAGTATATAAAATTCCCCCCCCGCTCATGCATGCACGCACGTGGTGGGGAAGGGATTGTAATTCTTTGTAGTAATGCTTTTGAATGGAATCAATTCATTTATTCGTTTCTAAAACTCTTCTACACGAACTTTCTTTTGTTGATTACTTCAGcggtttctatttttttttttaatcagacTTTTGAAGTTAGTTAATTAAACTTAATTCCAAATTTAACCCTAAAAGCTAGCAACTCTTGAGACAAACTAAGAACTTAACTAACCAACCCCAAACTCAGCGGTTTCTATTGATTTTCTAGGGTGAACTTCCCTTTTCGATGTGAACAAGATCCAAAACTACGGAGGATGGCCCATTGCCATTGGTTAAGTATTATGAGCTTTTCGAATGTCTAGAGCAAGAAGTACAGAACGTGCAGCACTACTGTACTAGATGGAGAAAAGGCACAGAGTCGCACAAACTTGCATTCATAAATCATAATGATTGGAAAGAGGGCCTTTGTACGGGCCGAAGATTGGAATTGCACAAACTCCCGTTCATATATCATAATGTTTGTTGGGCCTGTTTCTGTAATTCAAtacaatatttaaatttaatagatttaatacttaaatttaatatattcaTATCTTAACGTATTGAGATATGTTTACTAATAAACAATTGAACTCttaaattaattaagtagcaGTAAATTTTTTAGATAAAAATTGCTTCCAAAAAATAAGTAATTAACTTTTTACTTATTatttaatgtgatatacactcaaatatatcagatttagtatttaaaaattcaataacttaatatatttaaatttcatttttatcaaatGCAACTTAGATCTTTGAATTCTTGATTCATGAGTGCACTAAGGTTCAGAGATTTGAACCTTTAATTTGCAATCACACCTATACTTTATGCTTCACTTAGTAACCAACTCACCTAAGGGGAATTGGTTGTAGGCTTCCTTTTTATGGACACTATCAGATGGTACCTATGCTAGACGAATCCGACTTTTTCTAAATCTTCACGCATCACAAAATTTACAAGTTCATTCAATTGGTAATGACAGGTTGTTTCCTCACAAAATGTCATGTATTCGAATTTCCATTACCGACATTAGAGTTGTATTAGTGGGGGGCAGCAGTCAGACCGAAGAATCTAGTGGCTACGGATTGCAACAATGTCTCTAGCCTAATCTCAGCAAGAGGCTCGATCTGTCTGAATTATCTACAAGTAAAGATGCATGATCCTTGCATTTCTTCCATTTTGTcatgtttaaaaatttttttttgggtgtttccCCCAGCTTTCATTTTACTTTTTGCTTATTCAAATGCATTTGATGCTAGGATGCTGTAAAGTCGCAAGTGCATCAGGAGTGACTAAAGATTTTTGTACATGGTGATGCGAGAGCTCGTACCGTTAATGATCGAGAACCATCGTGTAATATAAGGTGAAAAAGGTTAATGGACCAGCGCACCATTCATGGCGCTTGCAAGGTAGGGCGAACCGTAGGAAAAAGCCATACAACTTTGTGAATAATAGCACTGTTAGGGGGAAACGCCTCGAGAGAGTCCACCAAAGAGTccaatatgtaagtcaggaaCCCAACTCATAAACCTAACAAATCTCCCCGTTCATGAGTCAATGTGGGACACAATTctttactcatgaacctaacaaATCTCCCCGTTCATGAGTAACCCTCacattaaacccaaatttaCAAGTTATTTTTCGATCCCACTTTAATACTCAATGCAAGCCCACATTTATCACCAAGTCACCTCTTCTCCCAAACATGGACTCACTCTTCTTTAACATCCAAACTGCATTCTGGACCCAAACATTCAAACTGCATTCTGGACCCCTACCAACCCTTAGCTCCTTGATTTGACATCAACTGGACCCCCGCCAAACACATGGCACATCTGGTCCAACACCAACCAAACTTCTTGACACTTTGGTCCACCatcaagaagagaattttcaTCGGTCTAACTCCGAGAAGAATCCACTTGCCCATGAGTAGCCCAGTCTTGCAACTTGAAACTCCGATACCAATTTGTTAGGGGAAAACACCTCAAGAGAGTCCACCAAAGAGTccaatatgtaagtcaggaaTCCAACtctgatccaaaaacttaagcTATTAGGTCTTGGACTCTTATTTACATATTAATCActctttctccatctctctGATCAATATGGGACACAATCCTTTACTCGTGAACCTAACAAGCACCGCTGTGGACGCTGACCAGCTAACTAATTTGTTGGCGCATAAATGTATCGATGCATGTATAATTGTATAATATATGCATGGACGATTATATCAtgcttcattttattttatggaTACATTTTTCCACACATGTAAAACCTGATGCCCTGGTGTAACTGCAGCACAAATCATTGACATTTCAGAATTATTTTCCTTGGTAGGACATACGCAAGTTGATTTCCATGGGATTGCCAGTAATTGCAGCCACAAGATCCCGCATCCTTATCGCCACGTTAACGTGGTGTTTCCTTATAATTTGGACCATTTGTGGGGTGTAATCCTCCGTGGAATAGTCTCGCTTTCGTGGTTTTAAAaaggacaaaagaaaagaaatgagcAATGTTGAATGGAGTTATCTTCAGTAGCCACAACAGCAATTAAAAAGAAACACCATAGTCTCAAAACTAGCATTATtcaagggataattgcagaagaCTTTCTGAGGTTTTGACAATTTCAACGAGTtctatttaaaatttaaaaaagacACCTATCTCCATAGATATGATAATTTTAATAACTAAATCTTAAAATTTCAATTGACttagtcaaaattttaaatgaatacccTAAAATGTCCCTATTTAATAGAGTCTAATTTAATGTCATAAACAATTGCAAGATAATTTATTTCAGTTGGTTGCAAGAAGAGAATTTTATGGGATTGCCAGTAATTGCAGCCACAAGATCCTGGACCCTTATCGCCACGTTAAAGTGATGTTTCCTTATAACCCTTTTGCGGGGTGTTATTCCTCCATGGAACATTTTGCTCTCGTGGTTTTGAATTTGTTGTTCTTATGTAGAAAAACTTTTGTGAAAGAACTTCCACTAACCTTGACTTTGGTTATTGGGCAGTATTGGCTGACAAGTTTGAGGCTCTGAGTAATATATAGAAACTATGTACTGATGTAACGAGGCTGACAAGTTATAGGCTTGATTTATTGTTTTTCTGGGCAGTATTGGCTGACAAGCTAATGGAGTTCTTCCCTGGGTGGTCTCCGAACCTTAGGGTCCTTTGTGAAACAGCCATAACGAATCAATGCAATGCTTCTTTCGCAAACGTAGTCGCGTTTGGTAAAAGTTGCTATTAAAGATATGTTACGATACGATACACTAAGAATTAGTTGGACGGagttttttctttaaaaaaaaaaaatgttggacGGAGTCTTCCTGTTAAAAAggacaaagggaaaaaaaagaaaagaaaataaaagaaaagagaaatgttGAATGGAATTATCTTCAGTTCAATAGCCACAACAGCCGTTAAAAAGAAACACCATAATCTCAAAACTAACATTGGGCTTGTTTGGCAAAGgagtttttggccaaatttgttttctataaattttttaacaactttagataTAGTAATcttaaaaaatttctcaaaatttttaaactacgcatttcaaaatacccaaaacatccaaaaaaatttcctttcctcttttcttcttcctcctcaaCCCACCATCACCTCTGTTGGCCACCTCTCCCGGTGCCGCTACCAGCGCCggccaccttttttttttctccctcttCCTCTCTTCCTCCTGTCCCCTCCTCTCTCACCTTCTCCTGCCCTCTCCCCCGCCACCTCTTTTTCCCCTCTCTCTCCCTCACCACCTTTCTCCTACCTCTCTACCCGATCTGTTCGCGCGACCAGATCGCGTGGGAGGGGGGAAGGGAGGGGAAGGGTGGCAAaggagggggaaggggaagagaGGGGGAGAGGGATAGGGAGAAAgagaagagagggagagagaaaattgtaaaaaaaaaatgtttttgctGCTTGGTTCTAGTGGGGAAgagagagggggagggggaaggggaggaGAGGGGGGGAGGgagaagagagggagagaaataaaaggaaaaaattttgtttctgcTGTGGCTTGTTCTAGCGGAGGGAGGGAGAGGGGGAGGAggaagggagaagaagaagagaggaaagaaaagaaagaaagaaaaaaaagttttccatcttaaaaattttttctacaatttctacagtagtaaaattttagataaatatccaaaaaacttCATTTGTTAAACGGACCAATTCGAATGGATAATTGCAAAAGACTttttgaggtttctgacaattttacCAAGTTCCGTTTAGAACTTAAAAAGTTACACTTATCTCCATAGATTTGATACTTTTAATAACTAAATCTTAAAATTCCAATTGACTTGGTCAAAACTTTAAATGAATACCCTAAAATGCCCCTATTTAATAAAGTCTAATTTACTTTCATAAACAATTGCACGATAATTTAGCACAATTATGAAGGACAAGTGCCAAATTTTTTATGCGTCTGATAAGAAACTATGACAATAATTCTATTACTACAATAGGTGACTTTTTATGGTATTTTATTGTGAATATAAATTTCTATTGACATAATCTTTTTAGAGTTCGTGTAATTTTGCGATGATAAATCTACCATAGATTGGTAGTAGTTTAGGGCCTTCTTCATTTGcttttcaattatttttgaatttgaaaGCAGGAAAGAAAAGTTACTAGCAAAACAATCAAGTTATATGAAAGTTTAACTTGTCAAATAAGATCACTCATTTGATTACAAATTATAATAGAGGCTAAGGGGGTTACAAATTATAATAGAGGCTAAGGGGGTTTTGATTGGGAAACATAAAAAGGAGgaataaaaggagaaaaaagaaagaaaaaatatttctaACACACATTCTTGGTATAACCATTGCAAATAATGGAGTTTCATTAAAATGTTAAAATTAGTAGGGTCATTTAAAATGAGCATGGGTggtaggtgtaattttttaaaatttcaatggTGCTTATTAAAATTATTAGTTACATCAtagaggtttctaaaattatcttTTATTCAAAGTGATCTTGGTGCTTTGAATCTGGAATCTGTTTGGATGTTATGTGTTTTGGGAGTTTGTGTAACACTCTATTGTAGATTAATGTAGAATTTTAACCAAAacattcttatttttttccttttcttctctttttcttttctttctctgtgtttttttttccttttcttttctccttttctctcctTGTACACCACTGCTACTCTTCCTCCTCCACTTTCCTCTATTGCCGCCACTACCTTCCTCCTCCCCACCACTGTTGCCGTCACTGCTACCTCACTCTCCCTTTCTTTATGTCCCTCCCTCCCTCTCATCCTCCCACTCTCTCACCTTTCCTCCTAGGGGTGGCAATAGGGCGGGGGTAAGGTGGGGGACATCTCCCCCAACCCCTGCCCCGTTGCATTTTaattccccccgccccgcccTGAACctgccccgcttcccccgcagggttaaaaaaattttattatataatttcattataattaaatttgagtaaataatcaaatactaaaatatcaacacatcaccaaattattattcattgtaacttcacaattgaaactcataaaaataattaaacaaagattatttgaatacaatctaatatgataaaacaaatataactaaaataatcaagttttcccttttgatacaaatacaatcactaaattattattgtattttttttagaaaaaaatgttattgtattaagtgtagttaggaatttaacataaatgtattaataaatttagtataaataattaataatttttattaatagacatgtataattagtaatataattgataatatcattatatatataattatgtacatatatatatacgggggggaatttttccccccccccgccccaaccccgtcCCAATGACCCCCGCGGGGCGGGTCCCCCCCGGTTGCCATCCTTATTTCCTCCTTCTTTTCCCCTTCCTCCCTTGCCCACTCTCCTTCCTCTCCCTTCATCATGCCTTTTTCCCCCTTT
It contains:
- the LOC113749980 gene encoding patatin-like protein 2 produces the protein MESPRSFLQPPTYGNSITILSIDGGGIRGIIPGVILGFLESELQKLDGEDARLADYFDVISGTSTGGLVTAMLAAPNDKNRPLFAAKEIKDFYLDNCPQIFPQETHLMLGQAEKLIKAVTGPKYDGKYLHNLLKQKLGETKLHQTLTNVVIPTFDIKLLQPTIFSSYALKHHPSLDALLRDICIGTSAAPTYLPAHKFQTEDSDGSVKEFNLIDGGVAANNPALVAMNHVTKEVSQGNSDFFSIRSQEYTRFIVLSLGTGTAKEEGKYDAEQAAKWGILGWLTSGGSTPLVDVFSQASSDMVDFHLSTIFQTLQSEENYLRIQDDTLTGDLASVDVATEENLQNLVKVGENLLKKPVSRINLQTGVFQPLNKGTNEEALKR